A single genomic interval of Abditibacteriota bacterium harbors:
- the carB gene encoding carbamoyl-phosphate synthase large subunit, whose product MPKRTDIKKILIIGSGPIVIGQACEFDYSGSQACKALKEEGYEIVLVNSNPATIMTDPQMADATYIEPLTIESLEAIIAQERPDALLPTLGGQMGLNMGTFLKREGILDKYGVELLGCDEKAIAKAEDRKLFKETMESIGVRTPRSGIAESVEEGMEIIREIGFPAILRPAFTMGGAGGATAYNMEEYQKMLPKALATSPVHQTLVEESVLGWKEIEFEVMRDCEDNVIVITSMENIDPMGVHTGDSIVVAPAMSTSTEEINRLADVARKIIRAIDVRGGGTNVQFGLNPDNGEMVIIEINPRVSRSSALASKATGFPIARVAAKLAVGLTFDEIRNDITGKTMSDFEPSIDYIVMKVCRFAFEKFAGADPTLNTQMKAVGESMAIGRNFKEALQKGIRSLETGRYGLGADGKDLLPRSGAPRDVIKQKLGQPNADRIFYLKHAIENGFSTQEIYDLSKIDHWFIENVRQLVDLETELLKYSVDSVPFDLIKTAKEWGYSDIQLAFLLKTDEMTIRDLREKKGASATYYQVDTCSGEIEAEKPYYYSTYETLDQAYPTDNKKKVIILGGGPNRIGQGIEFDYCCVHASYALKEQGYESIIINCNPETVSTDFDTSDKLYFEPLTREDVLNIVEIEKPAGVIVQLGGQTPLNLSLALKKAGVRILGTSPESIDRAEDRELFAEMLRKLGLRQTENGIAVNIEEAIEAAHKVGYPVLVRPSYVLGGRAMEIVYDDETLTNYMKSAVVASPEKPVLIDKFLDDAIEIDVDAISDGETTLVCGVMEHIEYAGVHSGDSACSIPAWTLKRYIVDEIKRQTHLLAEELNVRGLMNIQFAVKGDDIYILEVNPRASRTVPFVSKATGVQWAKVATRIMLGVSLKEQGITSEVTPEHVCIKEAVFPFVKFSGVDCMLGPEMKSTGEVMGIDQNFGVAYLKAQIAAGNRIPEKGTAFLSLAHKDQKHAEYIASKLQSLGFTIYATKGTARELAAAGIDGIKTVSKIGNGRPDPTDLIINNQVDLIINTPSGRKPKSDEVQIRASAIARGIPIITTVAAARATLIGLETARHQQTTVRSIQKYLGL is encoded by the coding sequence ATGCCAAAAAGAACAGATATCAAAAAAATACTCATTATCGGCTCCGGACCCATCGTCATAGGCCAGGCCTGCGAGTTTGACTACTCCGGCTCTCAGGCCTGCAAGGCTCTGAAGGAAGAGGGCTATGAGATAGTCCTGGTGAACTCCAATCCCGCGACTATCATGACCGACCCCCAGATGGCAGACGCCACCTACATAGAGCCTCTGACCATCGAATCCCTGGAAGCCATCATAGCACAGGAACGCCCCGACGCCCTGCTGCCCACTCTGGGCGGCCAGATGGGCCTCAACATGGGCACCTTTTTGAAGCGCGAGGGCATTCTGGACAAATACGGCGTGGAGCTGCTGGGCTGTGACGAAAAAGCCATAGCCAAGGCAGAGGACCGCAAGCTCTTCAAGGAGACCATGGAATCCATAGGCGTCCGGACTCCCCGCAGCGGCATAGCCGAGTCGGTGGAAGAGGGCATGGAGATCATCAGGGAAATAGGCTTCCCCGCCATTCTGAGACCTGCCTTTACCATGGGCGGCGCCGGCGGCGCCACCGCCTACAATATGGAAGAGTATCAGAAGATGCTCCCCAAGGCTCTGGCCACCTCTCCCGTGCATCAGACTCTGGTGGAAGAGTCCGTGCTGGGCTGGAAGGAGATAGAGTTTGAAGTCATGCGGGACTGCGAGGACAACGTCATCGTCATCACCAGCATGGAAAACATAGACCCCATGGGCGTCCACACAGGCGACTCCATCGTGGTGGCTCCCGCCATGAGCACCTCCACCGAGGAGATCAACCGTCTGGCGGACGTGGCTCGGAAGATCATCCGCGCCATCGACGTGCGGGGCGGCGGCACCAACGTGCAGTTTGGTCTGAATCCGGACAACGGGGAGATGGTCATCATCGAGATCAACCCCAGGGTGTCCAGATCCTCCGCTCTGGCCAGTAAGGCTACCGGCTTCCCCATAGCCCGTGTGGCTGCCAAGCTGGCAGTGGGGCTCACCTTTGACGAGATACGCAACGACATCACCGGCAAGACCATGAGCGACTTCGAGCCCTCCATCGACTACATAGTCATGAAGGTGTGCCGCTTTGCCTTCGAAAAATTTGCCGGCGCCGACCCCACTCTGAATACTCAGATGAAGGCCGTGGGCGAGTCCATGGCCATAGGCCGCAACTTCAAGGAGGCTCTGCAGAAGGGCATCCGCTCCCTGGAGACGGGCCGCTACGGTCTGGGAGCCGACGGCAAGGACCTGCTGCCCCGCAGTGGCGCTCCCAGAGACGTGATCAAGCAAAAGCTGGGCCAGCCCAACGCCGACCGCATCTTCTATCTGAAGCACGCCATCGAAAACGGCTTCTCCACTCAGGAGATATACGACCTGAGCAAGATAGACCACTGGTTCATCGAAAACGTGCGCCAGCTGGTGGACCTGGAGACCGAGCTCCTGAAATACTCGGTGGACTCTGTCCCCTTTGACCTCATCAAGACGGCCAAGGAATGGGGCTACTCCGACATACAGCTGGCCTTCCTGCTGAAGACGGACGAGATGACCATCCGGGATCTGAGAGAGAAAAAGGGAGCCTCCGCTACCTATTATCAGGTGGACACCTGCTCCGGCGAGATAGAGGCCGAGAAGCCCTACTATTATTCTACCTATGAGACCCTGGATCAGGCCTATCCCACGGACAACAAGAAAAAGGTCATCATTCTGGGCGGCGGCCCCAACAGGATCGGACAGGGCATAGAATTTGACTATTGCTGCGTCCACGCCTCCTACGCCCTCAAGGAGCAGGGCTACGAGAGCATCATCATCAACTGCAACCCCGAGACCGTGTCCACGGACTTCGACACCTCGGACAAGCTGTACTTTGAGCCTCTCACCCGGGAAGACGTGCTGAATATAGTGGAGATAGAAAAGCCCGCGGGCGTCATAGTCCAGCTGGGCGGACAGACTCCTCTGAATCTGTCTCTGGCCCTGAAGAAGGCCGGCGTCAGGATACTGGGCACCAGCCCCGAGTCCATAGACCGGGCAGAGGACAGGGAGCTCTTTGCCGAGATGCTCCGGAAGCTGGGTCTTAGGCAGACCGAGAACGGCATAGCCGTCAACATAGAGGAGGCCATCGAGGCCGCTCACAAGGTGGGCTATCCCGTGCTGGTGCGCCCCTCCTACGTGCTGGGCGGCAGGGCCATGGAGATAGTCTATGACGACGAGACCCTGACCAACTACATGAAGAGCGCAGTGGTGGCCAGCCCCGAAAAGCCGGTGCTCATAGACAAGTTCCTGGATGACGCCATCGAGATCGACGTGGACGCCATCTCCGACGGCGAGACCACTCTCGTGTGCGGAGTCATGGAGCACATCGAATATGCAGGCGTCCACTCCGGCGACTCGGCCTGCTCCATACCGGCCTGGACCCTGAAGAGATATATAGTGGATGAGATCAAGAGGCAGACCCACCTGCTGGCCGAAGAGCTGAACGTGCGGGGTCTGATGAACATACAGTTTGCCGTCAAGGGCGACGACATCTACATACTGGAGGTCAACCCCAGAGCTTCGAGGACAGTGCCCTTCGTATCCAAGGCCACCGGCGTCCAGTGGGCCAAGGTAGCCACCCGGATCATGCTGGGGGTCAGCCTCAAGGAGCAGGGCATCACCTCCGAGGTGACTCCCGAGCACGTGTGCATCAAGGAAGCTGTGTTCCCCTTCGTGAAGTTCTCCGGAGTGGACTGCATGCTGGGCCCGGAGATGAAGTCCACCGGCGAGGTCATGGGCATAGACCAGAACTTCGGCGTGGCCTATCTGAAGGCTCAGATAGCCGCCGGCAACCGCATACCCGAAAAGGGGACTGCCTTCCTGTCTCTGGCCCACAAGGACCAGAAGCACGCCGAGTATATCGCTTCGAAGCTCCAGAGCCTGGGCTTCACCATCTACGCCACCAAGGGGACAGCGAGAGAGCTCGCCGCTGCCGGTATCGACGGCATCAAGACCGTGAGCAAGATAGGCAACGGGCGCCCCGACCCCACCGACCTGATCATCAACAATCAGGTGGATCTGATCATCAACACTCCTTCGGGCCGCAAGCCCAAGAGCGACGAGGTGCAGATAAGGGCCAGCGCCATAGCCAGGGGCATCCCCATCATCACCACGGTGGCCGCAGCCAGAGCCACCCTTATAGGTCTGGAGACAGCCAGACATCAGCAAACCACAGTGCGCAGCATCCAGAAATATCTGGGACTGTGA
- a CDS encoding GtrA family protein, with amino-acid sequence MAGLLEPTDSSFGQLVRFAVAGLLNTAVDFAVTAVFLGIFTFHYGYIPASSIGFLAGVVLSYVLSVKWIFTQRSVTDRRLEFTLFLLIGVIGLVLHAYLLYVMVDTSPVRDMIIQLADKTVKSFVPNEANVWFSKIVVTVIVFFWNFYARKYMLFKAK; translated from the coding sequence ATGGCCGGATTACTGGAGCCGACCGACAGCAGCTTTGGCCAGCTGGTCAGGTTTGCTGTGGCAGGTCTGCTGAATACAGCGGTGGATTTTGCGGTGACAGCAGTGTTTCTCGGTATATTTACCTTTCATTATGGCTATATCCCCGCATCATCTATAGGCTTTCTGGCAGGCGTCGTGCTGTCATACGTGTTGTCGGTAAAGTGGATCTTTACACAGAGGTCCGTGACCGACAGGCGTCTTGAGTTCACACTTTTTCTGCTCATAGGCGTCATTGGTCTCGTGCTGCACGCCTATCTGCTATATGTAATGGTGGACACCAGTCCGGTGAGAGATATGATCATACAGCTCGCAGACAAAACCGTCAAATCATTTGTGCCCAATGAGGCCAACGTATGGTTTTCCAAAATAGTTGTCACTGTCATTGTCTTTTTCTGGAACTTCTACGCCAGGAAGTATATGTTATTCAAGGCAAAATGA
- a CDS encoding aminoacyl-tRNA hydrolase: protein MIIIAGLGNPGMEYARTRHNVGFEVVNTLAGRLSARFRTAGNALVSETNLRGEKLVLVKPMTYMNNSGQAVRPVMRRFGAEPADLVVVYDDMDLPAGTLRFRERGSAGGHRGMLSIIEYLGTSDFCRLRVGIGRGGSAAVHVLQKFTAAEKEVMKEAFGAAADALEDLIAEGPVYVMNKYN, encoded by the coding sequence ATGATAATAATAGCAGGCCTGGGCAATCCGGGCATGGAATACGCCAGGACCCGCCACAACGTGGGCTTTGAGGTGGTCAATACTCTGGCCGGCAGGCTCTCCGCCCGTTTCAGGACTGCCGGCAACGCTCTGGTGTCCGAGACCAACCTGCGGGGCGAAAAGCTGGTCCTGGTGAAGCCTATGACCTATATGAACAACTCGGGTCAGGCTGTCAGGCCGGTGATGAGGCGTTTTGGCGCAGAGCCTGCCGACCTGGTGGTGGTGTATGACGACATGGATCTGCCTGCAGGGACTCTCCGTTTCAGAGAGCGGGGGTCTGCGGGAGGTCACAGAGGCATGCTGTCCATCATAGAATACCTGGGCACCTCCGACTTTTGCCGCCTGCGGGTGGGCATAGGCCGGGGAGGCTCCGCCGCGGTCCACGTGCTGCAAAAATTCACCGCCGCCGAGAAGGAGGTGATGAAGGAGGCCTTCGGCGCCGCAGCCGACGCCCTGGAGGACCTGATAGCCGAAGGGCCTGTCTATGTGATGAACAAATACAACTGA